The following proteins come from a genomic window of Enterobacter chengduensis:
- the nifJ gene encoding pyruvate:ferredoxin (flavodoxin) oxidoreductase encodes MQTIDGNGAVASVAFRTSEVIAIYPITPSSTMAEQADAWAGNGLKNVWGDVPRVVEMQSEAGAIATVHGALQTGALSTSFTSSQGLLLMIPTLYKLAGQLTPFVLHVAARTVATHALSIFGDHSDVMAVRQTGCAMLCASSVQEAQDFALISHIATLKSRVPFIHFFDGFRTSHEINKIVPLADETILNLLPQADIDAHRARALNPEHPVIRGTSANPDTYFQSREATNPWYNAVYDHVEQAMNDFAAATGREYKPFEYYGHPQAERVIVLMGSAIGTCEEVVDELLTRGEKVGVLKVRLYRPFSAKHLLSVLPESARAVAVLDRTKEPGAQAEPLYLDVMTALAEAFNNGERETLPRAIGGRYGLSSKEFGPDCVLAVFNELSEAKPKPRFTVGIYDDVTNLSLPLPENTLPSTARLEALFYGLGSDGSVSATKNNIKIIGNSTPWYAQGYFVYDSKKAGGLTVSHLRVSEQPIRSAYLISQADFVGCHQLQFIDKYQMAERLKPGGIFLLNTPYGADEVWSRLPQEVQAVLNQKKARFYVVNAAKIARECGLAARINTVMQMAFFHLTNILPGDSALAELQGAIAKSYSSKGQELVERNWQALALARESLFEVPLQPVNAASPNRPPVVSDAAPDFVKTVTAAMLAGLGDALPVSALPPDGTWPMGTTRWEKRNIAEEIPIWKEELCTQCNHCVAACPHSAIRAKVVSPEEMETAPASLHSLDVKSRDMRGQKYVLQVAPEDCTGCNLCVEVCPAKDRQNPEIKAINMMSRLEHVEEEKVNYDFFLNLPEIDRSKLERIDIRTSQLITPLFEYSGACSGCGETPYIKLLTQLYGDRMLIANATGCSSIYGGNLPSTPYTTDEHGRGPAWANSLFEDNAEFGLGFRLTVDQHRARVMRLLEQFAGQIPAELNDALHADATPEARREQVAELRRALQGVAGTEQLLTDADALVEKSIWLIGGDGWAYDIGFGGLDHVLSLTENVNILVLDTQCYSNTGGQASKATPLGAVTKFGEHGKRKARKDLGVSMMMYGHVYVAQISLGAQLNQTVKAIQEAEAYPGPSLIIAYSPCEEHGYDLALSHDQMRQLTATGFWPLYRFDPRRADEGKLPLALDSRPPSDALSETLMQEQRFRRLNAQQPEVAEQLWKDAAVDLQKRYDFLAQMAGKAEKPTSD; translated from the coding sequence ATGCAAACTATTGACGGTAATGGTGCAGTTGCCTCAGTCGCCTTCCGCACCAGTGAAGTTATCGCCATCTACCCGATTACGCCAAGTTCGACCATGGCTGAGCAGGCGGACGCCTGGGCGGGTAACGGGTTAAAAAACGTCTGGGGCGATGTCCCGAGAGTGGTTGAAATGCAGTCCGAGGCCGGCGCGATCGCCACGGTCCACGGCGCGCTACAGACCGGTGCGCTTTCCACGTCGTTCACCTCCTCACAGGGATTGTTGTTAATGATCCCGACGCTGTACAAGCTCGCCGGGCAACTGACCCCCTTCGTTCTGCACGTCGCGGCGCGCACCGTTGCTACCCACGCGCTCTCCATCTTTGGCGATCACTCTGACGTGATGGCCGTGCGCCAGACCGGCTGCGCGATGCTGTGCGCCAGCAGCGTTCAGGAAGCCCAGGACTTTGCCTTAATTTCGCATATCGCCACGCTCAAAAGCCGCGTGCCGTTTATTCACTTCTTTGATGGTTTCCGCACCTCTCACGAGATCAACAAAATCGTCCCGCTGGCCGACGAGACTATCCTGAACCTGCTCCCGCAGGCGGACATCGACGCGCATCGCGCCCGGGCCCTGAACCCGGAACATCCGGTGATTCGCGGAACGTCGGCCAATCCGGATACCTATTTCCAGTCCCGCGAGGCCACGAACCCGTGGTACAACGCCGTTTACGATCATGTTGAACAGGCGATGAATGACTTTGCCGCCGCAACCGGTCGTGAATACAAACCGTTTGAATACTACGGCCATCCGCAGGCGGAGCGTGTGATTGTGCTGATGGGGTCAGCCATCGGGACCTGCGAAGAGGTGGTTGACGAGCTGCTGACGCGCGGCGAAAAGGTGGGCGTGCTTAAGGTGCGCCTCTATCGTCCGTTCTCGGCTAAACATCTGCTTTCCGTTCTGCCTGAAAGCGCGCGCGCTGTGGCGGTACTCGATCGTACCAAAGAGCCGGGCGCGCAGGCGGAACCGCTTTATCTGGACGTGATGACCGCCCTGGCCGAAGCCTTTAACAATGGCGAGCGCGAAACGCTGCCGCGCGCGATCGGGGGGCGCTACGGTTTGTCCTCCAAAGAGTTCGGGCCGGACTGCGTGCTGGCGGTATTTAACGAGCTCAGCGAAGCGAAGCCGAAGCCGCGCTTTACCGTCGGCATCTATGACGATGTAACCAACCTGTCCCTGCCGTTGCCGGAAAACACCCTGCCATCGACCGCCAGGCTTGAGGCGCTGTTCTATGGTCTGGGCAGCGACGGCAGCGTCTCCGCGACCAAAAACAACATCAAAATCATCGGTAACTCCACGCCGTGGTACGCCCAGGGGTACTTCGTTTATGACTCCAAGAAAGCCGGCGGCCTGACCGTTTCGCACCTGCGCGTGAGCGAACAGCCCATCCGCTCGGCGTATCTTATTTCTCAGGCTGATTTTGTTGGCTGTCACCAGCTGCAGTTCATCGATAAATACCAGATGGCCGAGCGCCTGAAGCCCGGCGGTATTTTCCTTCTGAACACGCCGTACGGCGCGGATGAGGTCTGGTCGCGCCTGCCGCAGGAAGTGCAGGCGGTGCTGAACCAGAAAAAAGCCCGGTTCTATGTGGTCAACGCCGCCAAAATTGCCCGCGAATGCGGCCTTGCTGCGCGTATTAATACCGTGATGCAGATGGCCTTCTTCCATCTGACGAATATCCTGCCGGGCGACAGCGCGCTCGCGGAACTGCAGGGCGCAATTGCCAAAAGCTACAGCAGCAAGGGCCAGGAGCTGGTCGAGCGAAACTGGCAGGCGCTGGCGCTGGCCCGCGAATCCCTGTTTGAGGTGCCGCTGCAGCCGGTCAATGCCGCCAGCCCGAACCGCCCTCCGGTGGTGTCCGACGCGGCGCCTGACTTCGTGAAAACCGTTACGGCGGCGATGCTGGCCGGTCTGGGCGACGCCCTGCCCGTCTCGGCGCTGCCGCCGGATGGAACGTGGCCGATGGGCACCACCCGTTGGGAAAAACGCAACATCGCCGAAGAAATTCCCATCTGGAAAGAGGAGCTGTGCACCCAGTGTAACCACTGCGTCGCGGCCTGCCCGCACTCGGCCATTCGCGCCAAAGTGGTATCACCGGAAGAGATGGAAACCGCGCCGGCCAGCCTGCACTCCCTGGACGTGAAATCCCGCGATATGCGCGGACAGAAATACGTTCTCCAGGTCGCGCCGGAAGATTGCACCGGCTGTAACCTGTGCGTTGAGGTTTGCCCGGCGAAGGACAGGCAGAATCCTGAAATTAAAGCCATCAATATGATGTCGCGCCTGGAGCACGTCGAAGAGGAAAAGGTCAATTACGACTTCTTCCTGAATCTGCCGGAAATCGACCGTAGCAAGCTGGAACGTATTGATATCCGCACATCACAGCTGATCACGCCGCTGTTTGAGTACTCAGGCGCCTGCTCCGGCTGCGGTGAAACGCCGTATATCAAGCTGCTTACCCAGCTGTACGGTGACCGGATGTTGATTGCCAACGCAACCGGCTGTTCGTCCATCTATGGCGGCAATTTGCCTTCCACGCCGTACACCACTGATGAGCATGGTCGCGGACCGGCCTGGGCAAACTCGCTGTTTGAGGACAACGCCGAGTTTGGTCTGGGCTTCCGCCTGACCGTTGACCAGCACCGCGCGCGCGTGATGCGCCTGCTGGAACAGTTCGCCGGACAGATCCCCGCCGAGCTCAATGACGCGCTTCACGCGGACGCGACGCCGGAAGCGCGTCGTGAGCAGGTTGCTGAGCTGCGCCGTGCGCTACAGGGCGTGGCGGGGACCGAACAGCTGCTGACCGACGCTGACGCCCTGGTCGAAAAATCGATCTGGCTAATTGGCGGCGACGGCTGGGCTTACGATATCGGCTTCGGCGGGCTGGATCACGTGTTGAGCCTGACCGAAAACGTCAACATTCTGGTTCTGGATACGCAGTGTTATTCCAATACCGGCGGTCAGGCGTCGAAAGCCACACCGCTAGGCGCCGTAACAAAATTCGGTGAACACGGGAAACGCAAGGCGCGCAAAGATCTCGGCGTGAGCATGATGATGTACGGCCACGTTTACGTGGCGCAAATCTCGCTGGGTGCCCAGCTTAACCAGACGGTAAAAGCGATTCAGGAAGCGGAAGCGTACCCGGGTCCGTCGCTGATTATTGCCTACAGCCCTTGCGAGGAGCATGGCTACGACCTGGCGCTCAGCCACGATCAGATGCGACAGCTGACCGCGACCGGCTTCTGGCCGCTGTACCGGTTCGACCCGCGCCGTGCGGACGAAGGTAAGTTACCGCTGGCGCTGGACTCTCGTCCACCGTCAGATGCCCTGTCCGAGACGTTAATGCAGGAACAACGGTTCCGTCGTCTTAACGCGCAGCAGCCGGAAGTGGCTGAACAGCTGTGGAAAGATGCCGCTGTGGACCTGCAAAAGCGCTATGACTTCCTGGCGCAAATGGCGGGTAAAGCCGAAAAACCGACCAGCGACTAG
- a CDS encoding GFA family protein — protein sequence MAEARKAKCHCGAVTFTVELTDDLNTVRRCSCSFCRMRGAVVVSAPLSGITVTKGQDKLTEYRFNTGTARHFFCSVCGIYTFHQRRSNPNEYGVNVACLENVSPFDFHEMKVMDGVNHPSDGESGVFGYLSFREKGEEQG from the coding sequence ATGGCTGAGGCTCGTAAAGCGAAATGCCATTGCGGCGCGGTGACGTTTACCGTTGAGCTTACGGATGACCTGAACACCGTGCGGCGCTGCAGCTGTTCCTTTTGTCGCATGCGGGGCGCGGTCGTCGTTTCTGCGCCGTTATCAGGAATTACCGTCACCAAAGGTCAGGATAAACTCACCGAGTACCGCTTCAATACGGGAACGGCACGGCATTTCTTCTGCTCGGTGTGTGGGATTTATACGTTCCATCAGCGACGTTCTAACCCAAACGAATACGGCGTGAATGTCGCCTGTCTTGAAAACGTTTCACCTTTTGATTTTCATGAGATGAAGGTGATGGACGGCGTAAATCATCCCTCAGATGGGGAAAGTGGGGTATTTGGCTATCTCTCATTTCGCGAGAAAGGGGAAGAGCAGGGATGA
- a CDS encoding methyltransferase has protein sequence MSQRNSLDLLSRKEGMCLLEQSMGFVWQAALRAVAVLGVADHLVEGKKSVKKLAKELNVDVDYLHRIMRLLSSRGVFNELSQAEYSLSPSAQFLCSEHEFSLRAAVLMLTDQTFWQPAAKMDEILQGKPVFNELFGKPFYDYWQHDDRGADSNIFHAGMASMSSVENEVIADSYSFPQNAVVADIAGGLGNLLLAVLRRNPTLTGILFDQKDVLERNRLHLLNDNCRWETVEGSFFEACPVADIYLLKYILMDWPDEKSIQILQCCRNVMKENSRLLIFEPLIKKENNEQGRFEIDLLLLTSFDGGRARTESEYQALFEQTNLKLNKIIDTRSYLSILEVVPA, from the coding sequence ATGTCACAACGCAATAGTCTGGATTTACTGAGCCGTAAAGAAGGAATGTGTTTGTTAGAGCAAAGCATGGGTTTTGTCTGGCAGGCTGCACTTCGGGCGGTCGCGGTATTAGGCGTCGCAGATCATCTGGTTGAAGGAAAAAAATCCGTCAAGAAACTGGCGAAGGAGTTGAATGTCGACGTTGACTATCTTCATCGAATCATGCGCTTATTGTCCTCTCGTGGAGTTTTCAACGAATTATCTCAAGCTGAATACAGTCTTAGCCCTTCCGCACAATTCCTGTGCTCTGAGCATGAATTTTCCTTGCGTGCGGCGGTGCTCATGCTGACAGACCAAACATTCTGGCAGCCAGCGGCTAAAATGGATGAGATACTGCAAGGCAAACCTGTGTTTAATGAATTATTTGGCAAGCCTTTTTACGACTACTGGCAGCATGACGATAGGGGGGCTGACAGCAACATTTTTCATGCCGGTATGGCCTCTATGTCATCCGTAGAGAATGAAGTCATTGCAGATAGCTATTCGTTCCCTCAAAACGCTGTCGTTGCCGATATCGCCGGTGGGCTGGGTAATTTATTGCTGGCCGTTTTACGTCGAAATCCGACCTTAACAGGGATCCTTTTCGATCAAAAAGACGTGCTTGAGCGGAATCGACTGCACCTGTTAAATGATAATTGTCGATGGGAGACCGTTGAGGGCAGCTTTTTTGAAGCCTGTCCTGTAGCAGACATTTACCTGCTTAAGTATATTTTGATGGACTGGCCTGATGAGAAGTCCATTCAGATACTTCAATGCTGCAGAAATGTAATGAAAGAAAATTCCCGGCTATTAATTTTTGAGCCGCTTATTAAAAAAGAAAACAATGAACAGGGTCGATTTGAAATTGACCTTCTTCTGTTAACAAGCTTTGATGGAGGACGGGCACGAACAGAGTCTGAGTATCAGGCCTTGTTTGAACAGACCAACCTGAAATTGAACAAAATAATAGACACCCGTTCGTATCTGTCGATTCTGGAAGTCGTACCTGCCTGA
- a CDS encoding VOC family protein, with protein sequence MKDIDVGFTHVAFMVRDLEKSIAFYRRYAGMEVIHLREPDIPDARKVAWLSDHTRPFALVLVQADTVTDTPLGRFGHLGIACATREEIDRKTAMATAEGVLRKAPENVGDPVGYYVFFADPDGNTLELSFGQRVGLEAIRMAGRNK encoded by the coding sequence ATGAAAGACATTGATGTAGGTTTCACTCATGTCGCGTTTATGGTCAGGGACCTGGAAAAGAGTATCGCCTTCTATCGTCGCTATGCCGGTATGGAGGTCATTCATTTGCGTGAACCCGACATCCCTGATGCAAGAAAAGTAGCATGGCTTAGCGACCATACCCGTCCTTTTGCACTGGTTCTGGTACAGGCCGATACCGTGACCGACACGCCGCTGGGTCGCTTCGGGCATCTGGGTATTGCCTGCGCGACCCGCGAAGAAATTGACAGAAAAACCGCGATGGCCACCGCTGAAGGTGTGCTAAGGAAGGCGCCTGAGAATGTAGGCGATCCCGTCGGCTACTATGTCTTTTTTGCCGATCCCGATGGAAATACGTTAGAGCTGTCATTCGGACAGCGCGTCGGCCTGGAAGCGATCCGAATGGCCGGTCGGAATAAATAA
- a CDS encoding DUF1294 domain-containing protein, producing the protein MTLNRFCYSLLIFAAIGSLLSSNPVVVWFLLINVLTVVIYGADKMAARKGMRRVPEATLLVFGVTGGWPGAIVGQQLFRHKTQKQPFKTYFFLSIVVSIAVMAAVYHFSPVSSL; encoded by the coding sequence ATGACTCTCAATCGCTTTTGTTACTCACTCCTGATATTCGCTGCAATCGGCAGCCTTTTATCATCAAATCCTGTGGTTGTGTGGTTTCTGCTGATCAATGTGCTGACAGTGGTGATATATGGTGCCGATAAAATGGCGGCGCGGAAGGGGATGAGAAGAGTTCCGGAAGCGACGTTGCTGGTATTTGGCGTGACCGGAGGTTGGCCTGGCGCCATTGTGGGCCAACAGCTCTTTCGCCATAAAACGCAAAAGCAGCCTTTCAAAACCTACTTTTTCTTGAGCATTGTCGTCAGCATCGCCGTGATGGCGGCGGTTTACCATTTCTCTCCTGTTTCTTCGTTATGA
- a CDS encoding YnaM/YnfT family protein, whose protein sequence is MGLITLSLIKVWISTSNNPDNL, encoded by the coding sequence ATGGGGTTGATAACCTTGAGTCTAATCAAAGTTTGGATAAGCACCTCGAACAACCCTGACAATCTGTGA
- a CDS encoding cupin domain-containing protein gives MSLYDLKTEALALPETWRSRVLGRIGTTNLKVLRMDERSVIEEVHEYDEGLLVIDGRLELSVKGKKISVTAGQLYVAKAGTPHTVETGSFGTLVILDLPEA, from the coding sequence ATGTCGCTTTATGACCTCAAAACCGAAGCACTTGCATTACCAGAGACATGGCGCTCTCGTGTATTAGGCCGCATTGGAACAACGAATCTCAAGGTTTTACGAATGGATGAGCGCTCAGTGATTGAAGAGGTACATGAGTATGACGAGGGGTTACTGGTCATTGATGGACGTCTGGAGCTGAGCGTGAAGGGTAAAAAAATCTCTGTAACGGCTGGACAGCTTTATGTAGCCAAAGCTGGCACTCCCCATACTGTAGAAACAGGCAGTTTTGGCACGCTGGTTATCCTGGATTTACCAGAAGCGTAA